The Raphanus sativus cultivar WK10039 chromosome 2, ASM80110v3, whole genome shotgun sequence genome includes a region encoding these proteins:
- the LOC108823699 gene encoding serine/threonine-protein kinase Aurora-1, translating to MAIATETQQHQVEKEASSGASAAAQKRWTLSDFDIGKALGRGKFGHVYLAREKRSNHIVALKVLFKSQLQESQVEHQLRREVEIQSHLRHPNILRLYGYFYDQKRVYLILEYAARGELYKELQKCKYFSERRAATYVASLARALIYCHGKHVIHRDIKPENLLIGAQGELKIADFGWSVHTFNRRRTMCGTLDYLPPEMVESVEHDASVDIWSLGILCYEFLYGVPPFEAVEHSDTYRRIVQVDLKFPPTPIVSPSAKDLIGQMLVKESAKRLPLHKLLEHPWIVQNADPSGIYRG from the exons ATGGCGATCGCTACGGAGACACAACAGCACCAGGTGGAGAAG GAGGCTTCTTCAGGTGCTTCTGCAGCTGCTCAAAAGAGATGGACTCTgagtgattttgacattggaAAGGCTCTTGGTAGAGGCAAGTTTGGTCACGTTTATCTCGCTCGAGAAAAGCGG AGCAACCACATTGTCGCTCTAAAGGTTCTTTTCAAGTCACAGCTTCAAGAATCTCAAGTTGAACATCAGCTCAGAAGAGAAGTTGAGATTCAGTCTCATCTTCGCCACCCCAATATCCTGCGTCTCTATGGTTATTTCTATGATCAG AAAAGAGTTTATTTGATACTTGAGTATGCTGCTAGAGGCGAGCTTTACAAGGAGCTTCAGAAATGCAAATACTTCAGCGAGAGACGAGCTGCAACT TATGTTGCATCGTTGGCGAGAGCTCTCATCTACTGCCATGGCAAGCACGTGATACACAGAGATATCAAACCAGAGAATCTGTTAATCGGTGCTCAG GGTGAGCTCAAGATTGCGGACTTTGGTTGGTCAGTACACACATTTAACCGCAGAAGGACCATGTGTGGCACGCTTGATTACCTTCCTCCTGAGATGG TTGAAAGCGTAGAGCATGATGCAAGTGTAGATATCTGGAGCCTAGGGATTCTCTGTTACGAGTTCCTTTATGGCGTTCCTCCTTTTGAAGCCGTGGAGCACTCAGACACATACAGAAG GATTGTGCAGGTGGACCTCAAGTTCCCTCCCACACCAATTGTATCTCCATCTGCAAAGGATCTTATTGGCCAG ATGCTTGTCAAGGAGTCTGCAAAACGTCTGCCTCTGCACAAACTTCTCGAGCACCCATGGATTGTGCAGAACGCTGATCCTTCTGGAATCTACAGAGGTTGA
- the LOC108836385 gene encoding ATP-dependent 6-phosphofructokinase 6, whose protein sequence is MDSNGAVVDEQMKLVQGAAGYVLEDVPHLTDYILDLPTYPNPLQSNPAYSVVRQYFVDEDDTVPQKIVVHKDSPRGIHFRRAGPRQKVYFKPADVRACIVTCGGLCPGLNTVIREIVCGLHYMYGVTEVLGVNCGFSGFYSKNTVTLTPKVVSDIHKRGGTMLGTSRGGSDTLKIVDNIQDREINQVYIIGGDGTQKGASAIYKEIRRRGLKVAVAGIPKTIDNDIPVIDKSFGFDTAVEEAQRAINAAHVEATSVENGIGLVKLMGRYSGFIALYATLASRDVDCCLIPESPFYLEGKGGLYEFIAKRLRENGHMVIVVAEGAGQDLVAESIEQQDASGNKLLKDVGLWMSLKIKEHFAKQRKMDITLKYIDPTYMIRAIPANASDNVYSTLLAQSAVHGAMAGYTGFISGLVNGRHTYIPFNRITEKQNKVVITDRMWARMLSSTNQPSFMNPPSGTTEATG, encoded by the exons atggaTTCGAATGGCGCCGTCGTCGATGAGCAGATGAAGTTGGTGCAAGGAGCTGCTGGCTACGTACTCGAAGATGTTCCTCACTTGACTGATTACATTCTCGATCTCCCC aCTTATCCAAACCCGTTGCAATCGAATCCTGCTTACTCAGTAGTGAG GCAGTACTTTGTTGATGAAGACGATACAGTCCCACAAAAG attGTTGTTCACAAGGATTCTCCTAGAGGGATACATTTTAGACGTGCTGGACCACGCCAAAAG GTGTATTTCAAGCCAGCTGATGTACGGGCATGTATTGTCACATGTGGTGGTCTTTGCCCGGGTCTTAATACAGTCATCAGGGAGATCGTCTGTGGTCTTCACTACATGTATGGTGTCACAGAAGTACTTGGTGTTAAT TGTGGGTTCAGCGGATTCTATTCCAAAAACACTGTCACTCTGACACCGAAGGTTGTTAGTGACATTCACAAGCGCGGGGGAACCATGTTGGGAACATCCCGAGGGGGCTCTGATACATTGAAGATCGTGGACAACATACAGGATCGTGAAATAAATCAG GTTTACATCATTGGAGGTGATGGAACCCAAAAGGGAGCATCTGCAATATACAAG GAAATTAGACGTCGTGGACTTAAAGTTGCTGTGGCAGGAATACCAAAGACCATCGACAATGACATCCCA GTCATCGACAAGTCGTTTGGATTTGATACTGCGGTTGAGGAGGCTCAACGTGCTATTAATGCAGCGCATGTCGAAGCGACCAGTGTTGAAAACGGCATTGGACTTGTCAAGCTAATGGGTCGTTACAGTG GGTTCATAGCATTGTACGCGACTCTAGCCAGCCGGGACGTTGACTGCTGTCTGATTCCCGAGTCACCCTTTTACCTTGAAGGCAAAGGAGGTCTTTACGAGTTCATTGCAAAACGGCTCAGAGAAAACGGTCACATGGTTATAGTGGTTGCTGAAGGTGCAGGACAAGATCTCGTTGCCGAGAGCATTGAACAGCAAGATGCTTCAGGGAACAAGCTCCTTAAAGATGTTGGACTATGGATGAGTCTTAAAATCAAG GAACACTTTGCGAAGCAGAGGAAAATGGACATTACTCTGAAATACATCG ATCCGACATACATGATCAGAGCTATCCCAGCCAATGCATCTGACAACGTCTACTCTACGCTCCTCGCCCAAAGCGCAGTCCATGGTGCAATGGCTGGCTATACCGGCTTCATCTCTGGCCTTGTTAATGGAAGACACACCTACATTCCCTTCAAC CGAATAACGGAAAAACAGAACAAAGTTGTGATTACAGACAGAATGTGGGCTCGGATGCTGTCATCCACGAACCAGCCCAGCTTCATGAATCCTCCTAGTGGAACCACCGAGGCGACAGGCTAA